GGGCGCCGCAGACCAGAGTACCGGGTCACCCCCGGTATCTCGCAAAAAGATTGGGGGTCCCCGCGGATGACCACTCTCCGTAAGATGCTCGACGTGGTTCGCTACAGCGAACCGCGGTTTTCAGGGGAAGCGATGGGGAGACGCAATGGACGCCGCACAGCAGGAAGCCACCGCGAGAGCGCGGGAGCTGCAGCGGAACTGGTACGGGGAGCCGTTGGGGGCGCTCTTCCGTAAGCTCATAGACGATCTCGGGCTCAATCAGGCCCGTCTCGCGGCGGTCCTGGGGCTGTCCGCTCCGATGCTCTCGCAGCTGATGAGCGGCCAGCGCGCGAAGATCGGCAATCCCGCCGTGGTCCAGCGGGTGCAGCTGCTGCAGGAGCTGGCGGCCCAGGCCGCGGACGGCAGTGTGAGCGCCGCCGAGGCGACCGAGCGGATGGACGAGATCAAGAAGTCGCAGGGGGGCTCCGTGCTCAACAACACCACACAGACCACGAGCGGTTCGGGGGCGCCGACGGTCAAGCGGGTGGTCCGCGAGATCCAGTCGCTGCTGCGCTCGGTGGCCGCCGCGGGTGACATCATCGACGCGGCGGACAGCCTCGCGCCGACCCATCCGGAGCTGGCGGAGTTCCTCCGTGTCTACGGCGCCGGCCGCACCTCCGACGCCGTCGCGCACTACCAGTCCCACCAGAACTAGGACCCACGGCCCGGTTCCCGGAGGGGGTCCGGGAACCGGGCCGGGGCCGAGGTCGCCGAGGGGGGCGGCCTGCGCCGGGGCCCGTCCTTGATCGTGGAGCGGGGTCGTATCACTCATCACGGGGGCGTCGGGGGGGAAGCGAGGGGAAGTGGGGAAGTAAGGGGTCGGGGGACTGACGCGGGTCCAGGGGGAGGAGCGATGGGCTGCCATGGGTGAGACGTTCGCCGGCCGGTACGAGCTGGCCGACCCGATCGGACGCGGGGGCGTGGGCGCCGTATGGCGGGCCTGGGATCACCGCCGACGGCGCTATGTGGCCGCCAAGGTGCTCCAGCAGCGCGACGCCCACTCCCTGCTGCGCTTCG
Above is a genomic segment from Streptomyces fodineus containing:
- a CDS encoding helix-turn-helix domain-containing protein, which translates into the protein MDAAQQEATARARELQRNWYGEPLGALFRKLIDDLGLNQARLAAVLGLSAPMLSQLMSGQRAKIGNPAVVQRVQLLQELAAQAADGSVSAAEATERMDEIKKSQGGSVLNNTTQTTSGSGAPTVKRVVREIQSLLRSVAAAGDIIDAADSLAPTHPELAEFLRVYGAGRTSDAVAHYQSHQN